Part of the Salvelinus fontinalis isolate EN_2023a chromosome 1, ASM2944872v1, whole genome shotgun sequence genome is shown below.
AGACACACCAAAATATTTCAATCTAAAGCTATTAGAAAGGTTCAGTGTTCTTTCCAAGAGAACTTGGGCAGAATTTCTTTTGACTACACCTTCAGACAGTGGACACAACATGCAATGTGGAAGTGGAATAGTAGGGCTTTGCATTGCTGCATTCTctggagagagcaagggagaactgaaatagaatgaatagaatcaCATAATAGaatcattctaattctatgggcTGGAGTCATGGTGACTAAGACATAGACACTGGGCTCTGGGGTTTGGGATGGGACAACTGTGTGTGTGATACCTTTCCTCATATCAGGCCTTGGTCCAGTCCAGTGAGTTGGACGAGAAGTAGGTCCGTGTAGCAGCCACAAAGTCACACACTGCTGGAGTagttgtgtttgtatgtgtgtgtatgtgtgtttgcctGTTTGAGAACCCTCTTGGAGATGGCAGAGaataaagaggaggagggaggcaggaGCAGCTCTATGCCTGGAAATCATTCCCAAAGTGTCTGATCTGGTCCTCAGTCATGGACAGGTATATAGCCCTCATGCTGGGGGAGTACTGTGGGAAACAAAATGTCACAGGACACACAATTAGAGACAGCACCAGGTAACGTATAGCGAATGACAACAGTATAGAAGAACACAGGACACTTTCAGAACAGTATTTAGCCAGCTAAACAGGAAGAAAGGGGAGGTAGGGAAGACAATAGGGTGCCTAATGCAAGCATTCTAACACATCAGTTGAGGGGACTGGGAGTCAGACAACACCGTAGGCCCCTCCTTATGGACCAAGCCTTCTCAGACAGTAGGTGAAACAGGGGGAATACCGGGAAGGGAAGGTTTACGCCATGCACACATAGGACTGCCGATCTGTCTCTGAATGTCccaacccaggaaggagacgtgaGGATAGGTTACACCACCACAATCCCAACAGTGGGGGGAGACAGACCTGACTGGGTCAAACATACAACTGGAATGATGACGGTGATGATAATGAtgccatgatgatgatgatgatgtcctGACCAGTAAGGTTGGTAGTTCAAAGCCATGCCAGATGTGAAATAGAAAATGCAGTACCAAAATGAAAATGGAGATGAATAAACATTTTATGATTTGAAACGAAGGCAGGGGAAAAGCAACTGGGAGTCTATCTTGTCCTTCAGACAACAGAGAGGTCCAAAGAGGAGCAGAAAACAACTTACTCCGTTTCTAAATTGCTGAGTGTATACCTCCAAAAGTTGATTAAAAAAGAAGAAAGAAATGAAATACAAACAAACAtataaacaacaaacaaacaaataaacaatataaaAGAGGCTGTTAGCTGAAAAAGTAGAGTGCCACGCCCCGTAGAAGGTAGGTATGTCCAGAGGACACGACATGACCAGTGAGATCATCACAGCTTCCTGGCTAGAGACTGGTAGTAGAGAGATAGGGCAGGGGAAAACACCGAGGTAGATACGGTATAAAACTCAatgatgcatcccaaatggcaccctattccctatatagtccactgctTTTGACAGGAGCCatatgggtgccatttgggactcagcatTAGTCTAAGGTAATAAACCTTACATTCAGTCAACTACAAATACATCATCCCATGGGAAGGATGGCAGGCAGCTACAGTAGATTTAAACAGGCTCAGATACCCATACTATATGCGATGCATAAGATATGTCTCTTCATGAAATTCCATTAGGCACAGCAGGCCTTTgaaaggagacaggagaggataaTTGATCTAAATAACTGCCATTACGACGCCCCAATGGGAGATGAATCATCAtgaggaccagagagagagagagagagagagagagagagagagagactgacctttAGAGAGAAGTAAAGTGACCAACTAGGGACTGACACCTGTGAGATCTTCCCCTGGGCATTGGTATAAATAACACGCTTCCATCTCATCTTAAATGCATGAACATGTACACTACAGTATACCTATGTTaaacttctctctcactgtcctatTCCCTCTGTAAAGAGTCGCAATCTACACCTCTGTTAGACAGACAGGTAAAGGCACAACGTTAGCGGAGTTCTCTCTGATACGTCCCTAatcaaactttgatttgatatgtgATCAAACTGATGATCATGATCAAAATCCTAACTGGAAATATGTTATCATGTGGACGTCGTATCTTGTGAAAAACTGTCACGTCATAACTCGTGAGAAACCAACTACAACAACCAGTTAAACAACTTAAAAGTAACACTGACTTGAGCAAGTTAGGGAAGGCATCATGTAGAGAGCATCATATGGGGGAACTCTTTACCAGAGTTGACACTACAAACAGAAAATAGACGCAGAAAAAAGTCCTAGCGAGTCACTGAATCAGAATTAAATAACATAACAGAAATCctggtggtgagagagagatcaGTATTACAATGCTGATTGACTTGATAGTATGTGGGAGAGTGGCATCCGGGTCGgggtcaattcaatttcaatttagtAAATTCAGGAAGTATACTGaaatttcaatttcaattctcctcattggaattgaccccaaccatgAGTGACATCATAAATAGGACTTGGCCTCTGGGACCCAACGCACCGAGGGGGGCGGAGAGCCTCTCCCGATCAGAGGAACGTTCTCGTACCGCGGGTTTCCCCCAAACAACGCTGACTGGTTcctgaggagggagaaagagaaggagagaaaaataAAGCGTCTGTTAAACAAACATTCCCAATCACCAAAAATCTAGCCAATAACATATCAATCTGGGCCAGTATGCCTTCTTGGCGAGCATGATCCTTACAGTTTACAGTTAGCTTTACTTTAGTTTCAGTATGTTCATACGTATAGCATACTAGACTGTGCATTACCATACAGTCAAAACCAGGCCAGGGCTGCACTCACATGTACTCTGAGACGGGTGCGTTGGACACAGCCTGGGCAGCCTGGGCGGCAGGTGGGTGAAGGCTGCTCTGGCTGCCCACACTGCTGCTGTAGCTGCAGAAGCTGTGCATGTTGGTGGCATGGTTGGAGTTGTGGGTCGTCATGCGTCTGGCCTGAGGGTTAAACGGGTCACCCTCGTCTATATCGTCATAATCACACTCCCTGGAGAGAAGAAAAAGGGTGGAGTCAAGCAACATAGATGATTTAGTGACTTGTAaggtgtacatacagtataaacacaacggatgtactgtacacactctggttctatatgtatatatacggccctaagcacacagccaagataaagaggagtggtttcgggacatgTCTCAgaatgtacttgagtggcccagccagagcctggacttgaacccgatctaacatctctggagagacctgaaaatagctgtgcaacaacaCTCCCCATtcatcttgacagagcttgagaggatctgcagagaagaatgggagaaactccccaaatacagctgtgccaagcttgtagcgtcatacacaagaagactcaaggctgtaatcgttgccaaaggtgcttcaacaaagtactgagtaaagggtctgaatacttatgtaaatactcCAGACTAATACGATTGGATTtgatatttctgatttattttttttatgtgaaaaaagtcaaggggtctgaatactttccaaatgcactgtatgtacactgctcaaaaaaataaagggaacactttttttattttttatttttattttttttatttcacctttatttaaccaggtaggctagttgagaacaagttctcatttgcaactgcgacctggccaagataaagcatagcagtgtgaacagacaacaacacagagttacacatggagtaaacaatagacaagtcaataacatggtagaaaaaagagaatctatatacaatgtgtgcaaaaggcatgaggtaggcaataaatcgaataattacaatttagcagattaacactggagtgataaatcatcagatgatcatgtgcaagaagagatactggtgtgcaaaagtgcagaaaagtaaaataaataaaagcagtatgggggtgaggtaggtaaattgggtgggtagtttacagatggactatgtacagctgcagcgatcggttagctgctcggatagcagacttaaacaacacaatgtaactccaagtcaatcacacttctgtgaaatcaaactgtccacttaggaagcaacactgattgacaataaatttcacatgctgttgtgcaaatggaatagacaaaaggtggaaattataggcaattagcaagacacccccaaaaaaggagtgattctgcaggtggtgaccacagaccacttctcagttcctatgcttcctggctgatgttttggtcacttttgaatgctggcggtgctctcactctagtggtagcatgagacggggtCTAcaacacacaagtggctcaggtagtgcagttcatccaggatggaacatcaatgcgagctgtggcaaaaaggtttgctgtgtctgtcagcgtagtgtccagagcatggaggcgctaccaggagacaggccagtacatcaggagacgtggaggaggccgtaggagggcaacaacccagcagcaggaccgctacctccgcctttgtgcaaggaggtgcactgccagagccctgcaaaatgacctccagcaggccacagttgatgttgagatgtgtctgttacttgaactctgtgaagcatttatttgggatgcaatttctgaggtgcagttaactctaatgaacgtatcctctgcagcagaggtaactctgggacttccattcctgtgacggtcctcatgagagccagtttcatcatagcacttgatggtttttgcgactgcacttgaagaaacattgaaTGTTCTTGAAGTTTTACGTATTAACTGACCTTCAAGCCTTAAagtagtttctctttgcttatttcagctgttcttgccatagccaaatacatttaaactcagtttttcacatttaatcctagttaagattccctgtcttaggtcagttaggatcaccactttaatttaagaatgtgaaatgtcagaataatagtagagagaataatttatttcaacttttatttctttcatcacattctcagtgggtcagaagttaacatacactcaattactatttggtaacattgcctttaaattgtttaacttgggtcaaacgtttcgggtagccttccacaagcttcccacaataagttgggtgaattttggcccattcctcctgacagagctggtgtaacagaatCAGGTTTATAgacttccttgctcgcacacgctttttcagctctgcccacacattttctataggattgaggtcagggctttgtgatggccactccaataccttgactctgttgtccttaaaccattttgccacaactttggaagtatgctttgggtcattgtccatttggaagacctatttacgaccaagctttaactttctgactgatgtcttgagattttgcttcaatatagccacaacattttccttcctcatgaagccatctattttgtgaagtgcaccagtccctcctgcagcaaagcaagcCCACAAcacaatgctgccacccccgtgcttgggatggtgttccttggcttgcaagcatcccccttttccctccaaacataacgatggtcattttggccaaacagttctatttttgttccatcagaccagaggacatctctccaaaaagtaccatctttgtctccatgtgcagttgcaaaccgtagtgtggcttttttatggcggttttggagcagtggcttcttccttgctgagcggcctttcaggttatggcgATATAAGacttattttactgtggatatagatcattttgtgcctgtttcttccagcatcttcacaaggtcctttgctgttgttctgggattgatttgcacctttcgcaccaaagtatgttcatctctaggagacagaacgcgtctccttcctgagcggtatgatggctgcgtggtcccatggtgtttatacttgcgtactattgtttgtacagatgaacgtggtaccttcaggcgtttggaaattgttcccaaggatgaaccagacttgtggaggtctacaatttttgtctgaggtcttggctgatttcttttgattttcccattatgtcaagcaaagaggccctgagtttgaaggtaggccttgaaatacatccacaggtatacctcctattgactcaaacaatgtcaattagcctatcagaagcttctaaagccatggcataatttcctgtaattttccaagctgtttaaaggaacagtcaacttagtgtatgtaaacttctgacccactggaattgtgatacagtgaattataagtgaaataatctgtctgtaaacaattgttggaaaaaggacttgtgtcatgcacaaagtcctaaccgacttgccaaaactatagtttgttaacaagaaatttgtggagtggttgaaaaacgagttttaatgactccaacctaagtgtatgtaaacttccgacttcaactgtatatacactctggttatatatatacactctggttatatatatatacactgtggTTCTATAAAAGggtgatagagagaaagagagtgactgATTCTTACTAGCTCTGGTTTACTCTTCTGGTGATTATGATCGTGATAGTGGTTGTTTTACCTACTTTATTTGAATGCATTGATTGTacaatgctctggataagagtgtctgctaaattactaaaatgtcatgtaaatgtaatgaaagaGACTTAGTGGGAGGGCCCCTCCTAACCTGCTGGTGATATGTGTCCATGCCCGGGGGATGGCACACAGCATGGCACAGAAGGCACAAATTGCCAGAATAGAGAAGAGGCAGAGGTAGAGCAGGCCCTCTACCCCATCATAACACACACCGATCAGGGCATCCAGGTAGTCCTACAGCATGGacaaagaaaacacacacacacacacacacacacacacacacacacacacacacattagcagAGAGCAGACAATGTTCCCAGTCTATCTGAGACATGTTGTGAAGTATACATTATATcatataataacaataataaatgccatttagcagaagTTTTTTCCCCAAAGGGACTTAGAGTCATGCAAACATTTGACGCATGGGTGGccctgggaatcaaacccacaatcctggcattGCATATATACACAGCAGAGTCACCATCCTTTAGAACTAGATACATTGACAGTGCTGCCATGCGTTGGTATccagtagtgtactactgtaccCAACGATGTATACATGTCTGTGTACGTGACTGCACCTTGTTGAGTCCTCTACAGTCCAGTAGGGCAGTTAGCTGGTGGATGCTAGCCTCTGATGAGTTGAGTAGGTGCTGAATGCCCAGTAGGTCTCTCTGTGGAAAAGACAAGTGTAGTATTCAGTACACATAACATTCAACGCTTAGACGGACGGTCTCACTATACCACAGGAAAATGAAACACTGACCTCGGCGGAAGGGAAGAGAGGCACAGCGAACTGCAGCAGGCCCTGTATCTGTATCTGCATGGTGGTCAGAGACCTCTGGAAGATGGTCAGagactgcaaacacacacacacacacacacacacacacacacaaaacaacatgTCAACTTCTGGATATATTAATTATCATACATTAGTGGGCTTGTCAGTTTAGCTTTAGTCCAGCAGAGGGCAACAAAAGCCCAATCATTAACAGCAAGTCCGTTATCCACCAGAATCTGGTCAGTCTACTCTGCGTGCTCCACCCCAGAACAGCCAGTAGACTGGGAACCTCTTGAATTTAGCCCTAAAATGGACCTAAGGAATTCTGGCCGTAGTGTGAACGGTATGACtcaaacatttaaatcatcaaACGACATCTAAATCAAAACAGTGTTCCCAACCATTACAAAATAGACTGGGGCAGTAAGTGCACACGGGCACAGACAGTCCTTTCTTGAATTACCCCAAACCAGCAACAATAGCAGCAGCCATCATGTATCTCCTGCCATCTAACATTGTCATTTTGTCTCGGTAGCATATCTACAATCCAATAACTCACTTAAAGAACAGTAGTGAGGTACAAGGGCAGGCTGGCATAGCTGAAGACACAGTACTGACAGGTTTAATGCTCTTGAATAGATAATATGTTAAGGTGCTTCAATGTATTACAAAATATACAATTTACAGGTAGGCTGGAAATATCTGGGACAACGGAGTCAGGgaagtgagagtgagtgagtgagtgagtgagtgagtgagtgagtgagtgagtgagtgagagagagagagtgtgtgtgtgtctcagtgagcGATCTCTGTCCTCATGTGTGTTCTGACTGAGTTGGTTATCAGACTGGGTCACGCTTACCTGCACTCTGTTACTGCATTCCATTGATCCTTAGGGGCATCATGTCTACAAGCACAGTGTATTGATCCTAAGGGGCATGTCTACAAGCACAGCATAATAGGAGCTGAAGTCCACTGGGTTATGGAGCTAGCTGAggctggagagagaaagacaaattcTCACTGCCTCTCACTGCCTGACACCCTGACCTAaaaacctcctcctctcctcctgagaAGCTTAGAGACCTTACTGAACCCcacgagagagacggagggagggagggagggagggagggagagacggaggggagggagggggggagggagggagtaacaGGGAGACAGAGGTCAAAGCAGGTATTATTGAACCGGTGCTGGTGCTTATGAGTAGTACCTGCTGGAATGGGTTGGGGAGGGCCTGGCTGCAGTACAGGTAGTAATGCACTATCTCTGtagagaacaggagacaccaaCAACAAGTCAGAAAGACTCAGCAATGACATCTCTTTAAGTAGAATGTGATTACAGCCAGAGGTGGGTTTAAATCATCTTGAAATTACAGCTTCATCAAAGTGACATTAACAGCATGATTTGTCTTTAACTCACCAGAACTGATTAGGTCCTTGGTCTGGTTCATGATGAACTTGTCTGGGGTCACACAGAAGTCACTTGTGCTCtgaaaacaagaagaagaggctaAACTAATGTCAAAGTAGACTATCAAACACATGTATGCACGCcacccacacacgcacaaacaaacTGTTCCTTGAATACTAAATAACTCCTGGGTTTAATAAGAATACGTACAGGTTCAACTAATGAGCCTCTGTTTGTGAGTACATTGTTCCATGAAGactatttatgtgtgtgtgtgtgtgtgtgtgtgtgtgtgtgtgtgtgtgtgtgtgtgtgtgtgtgtccttcatACCGGCTGCTCTGCTCCAACTATAATTCTTCTTGTGAAGGAATTCATTATGCGTTAATTTATTATGTGCACCGGCATGAAGCCGTGAAGCTGCAGCCATCTTGCAAATGTCAGTGTTGTTTTGCCTTCAAATGGCAGCAGTCTCCCTTCATTAAAGCATCACAAAAATATCCCaacaacagcaacacacacacagctcatttAACTGGGCCACACCATGCAGCCAGGATACAGCTTTCTAATGAGATCACAGCTTCCTCTTAATATAATGCAATCTCTGTCACACCGTAGTGACTACCAGTTACTGTTAGTTTATTGGTAAGCACCACACCTGTCCTTTATTATGGTCCTGGATGATTATTCTGGCAGTCACCATCCACCCACACAAGGTTAATGGTGGCTAATCCCTGTGTTGACAGTAGTAACCCTAGCAGCCTAATTGTTAATGTACATTAGTAATTATCTATCTTGCCATTGTCAGACGTGAGAATGTTAGCTCCCAGGCACACAGTAATAGAGTAGACACTAAaaggctgatcctagatcagcactgctaCTCTGACACGTTACATACTCATCATCAATGCAGGAATTTATACGACCATCTTGGACAAAACAAGAGGTGAGATTGGTGTAGAAGCAGGAAGTGGTACGTCACAGAGCACCCTGTGATTTGTTCCAAACATTCTGACCTCAGTTTACCTCTAATCAAACCAGGCCTGTGCTTTTAGGCcagatacagtgtgtgtgtgtgtgtaatcaaaCCCAGTATTTAAGTCTCAACTACAGTCTAAAATAAAACGAGCAATATTGACATGGAATCTTTCTGTTCTGTTGTGGCCTGCAGCTAACCCTCTGGCTTACACACTATGCATTATCCATGATCCACAGCCCCAAGTCAAAACGAGGAGGGGAACAACTTTCCATGATCCACAGCCCCAAGTCAAATCAGGGGGGGGCGACAACGACAACAAACGTACTGAAGAAAAAGGGAACACGACGAGCCTTAGGCGTGTGGTGACTCAGCAGCATCTATGCATTTGAAATATCCATCTTCCTGTATTATTAAGAACAGAGATTTACATGCATTCAGATGCTCAAAGATAGAAAAAGATTCACAAGCATTCAGATGTTTCAAGATAGAAACATAGACTCACATGCATTCAGATGCTCCAAGATAGAAACAGAGAATCACATGCATTCAGATGCTCCAAGATAGAAACAGAGAATCACATGCATTCAGATGCTCCAAGATAGAAACAGAGAATCACATGCATTCCGATGCTCCAAGATAGAAACATCATCATCATTCGTTTCATAATCCCTGACAGAACATCATTGACTAGTTGGTTGTATAATGATGATGACAGATCTGGTTAACTATACACAGTCAACTCAAAACATgacaaacaccttcctaatatgagTTGCAACAAATAGGGTCTAATCTAAAGATGATGTCAAATAGGGTCTAATCTAAAGATGATGTCAAATAGGGTCTAATCTaaagatgatgtaaagtagggtctaatcTAAAGATGATGTCAAATAGGGTCTAATCTAAAGATGATGTCAAATAGGGTCTAATCTAAAGATGATGTCAAATAGGGTCTAATCTAAAGATGATGTCAAATAGGGTCTAATCTAtaaatgatgtaaagtagggtctaatcTAAAGATTACGTAAAATAGGGTCTAATCTAAAGATgatgtaaaatagggtctaaTCTAAAGATgatgtaaaatagggtctaaTCTAAAGATGATGTCAAATAGGGTCTAATCTAAAGATGATGTCAAATAGGGTCTAATCTAtaaatgatgtaaagtagggtctaatcTAAAGATGATGTCAAATAGGGTCTAATCTAtaaatgatgtaaagtagggtctaatcTAAAGATGATGTCAAATAGGGTCTAATCTAtaaatgatgtaaagtagggtctaatcTAAAGATgatgtaaaatagggtctaatctaaagatgatgtaaagtagggtctaatcTAAAAATgatgtaaaatagggtctaaTCTAAAGATgatgtaaaatagggtctaaTCTAAAAATGATGTCAAGTAGGGTCTAATCTAAAGATGATGTCAAATAGGGTCTAATCTaaagatgatgtaaagtagggtctaaactaaaaaggatgtaaaatagggtctaaTCTAAAGATGATGTAAAATAGGATCTAATCTAAAGATgatgtaaaatagggtctaatctaaaaatgatgtcaattagggtCTAATCTAAAGATGATGTCAAATAGGGTCTAATCTAAAGATGATGTCAAGTAGGGTCTAATCTaaagatgatgtaaagtaggatCTAATCTAAAGATgatgtaaaatagggtctaaTCTAAAGATgatgtaaaatagggtctaaTCTAAAGATGATGTAAAATAGGATCTAATCTAAAGATtatgtaaaatagggtctaaTCTAAAGATACACGAAAATATGTGTATTTAGATCATTGACGTTAAAGGTTAGAAAATGACAATTTATTGTAAagtagtttgacaaccctgtttggaAGCTTTAAAATGATATCAAACTCAACTGTTTACCTTTTCCAGTtatgaagacatggatgtgtcATGATAGGGTGGTGTaggcaaaatgggtcaactttgagtaCCTCTATCTCCTGAATGCCTTGgaccaaaaagtcactttctgaccacttctaccatAGGAAAATATGTATGGAAAGTTTCATTGAAATGAAAAGGGGTCCAAAAACCCAGCCCTTTCTCCTTTTCCAGCAGCCGCTTTACTGTCTCCAACTCCTTCTCCTCAGTGTTTGTCATACCGAGTTTAATCTGACTCAAGACAGACATCCAATCACATTTTTTTCAGACAGCAGTAAGGGGTAAGAAATGTTGGTTGAGAAAATACCCTCTccattcaaatcaaattctattggtcacatacacgtgtttagcagatgttattgcgggtgtagcgaaatgattgtgcttctagttccaacagtgcagccatatctaacaagtaatatctaacaatttcacaccatatacctaatacacacaaatctaggtaaaggaatggaattaagaatatctAAATATATGgaagagcagttgccgtaccaggcggtgatacagcccgacaggatgatcTCAATTGTgcctctgtaaaagtttgtgagggctttaggtgacaagccacatttcttcagcctcctaaggttgaagaggcgctaatgcgccttcttcaccatgctgcctgtgtgggtggaccatttcagtttgtcagtaatgtgtacgccgaggaacttaactttccaccttctccactactgtcccgtcgatgtggataggggggtgctccctctgctgtttccggaagttcatgatcatctcctttgttttgttcacgttgagtgagaggttattttcctggcaccacactcctagagccctcacctcctccctgtaggctgtctcgtcattgttggtaatcaagcctactactgttgtgtcgtctgcaaacttgatgattgtgtGGTAGGCATGCTTGGCCATGCActcattggtgaacagggagtatgggagggggctgagcacgcacccttgtggggccccagtgttgaggatcagcgaagtggaggtgttgtttcttaccttcaccacctgggggcggcccgtcaggaagtccaggacccaattgcatagGGCGGTATTCAGACCCAGGGtgtcaagcttaatgatgagcttggagggtactatggtgttgaatgccgaGCTATAGTCaacaaacagcattcttacataggtattcctcttgtccagatggaatagggcagtgtgcagtgatgccgattgcatcgtctgtggatctattggg
Proteins encoded:
- the LOC129862370 gene encoding protein tweety homolog 2-like isoform X3; this translates as MSSIREDYMAPWWTYWLHNFPHVNLNFQPIDNTFTPQDQNYQQSFIFLACMVAAGLGLNLLCLAIYLSCLCCCRKDEEESKSPNSCCVTWSAVTAGLLSCAAVGVGFYGNSETNDGVYQLTYSLYNTNHTLGGVDSLVTGTMGSMESGLKQHLARLDEIFATRGDYVQTLHFMQQMADNVIKQLLGLPDWDMTKVDLAAIADQITYIEYYRWLTYLLLLILDLVICLAACLGLAKQSRWLLTTMMVFGVLTLILSWASLGADLATAVSTSDFCVTPDKFIMNQTKDLISSEIVHYYLYCSQALPNPFQQSLTIFQRSLTTMQIQIQGLLQFAVPLFPSAERDLLGIQHLLNSSEASIHQLTALLDCRGLNKDYLDALIGVCYDGVEGLLYLCLFSILAICAFCAMLCAIPRAWTHITSRECDYDDIDEGDPFNPQARRMTTHNSNHATNMHSFCSYSSSVGSQSSLHPPAAQAAQAVSNAPVSEYMNQSALFGGNPRYENVPLIGRGSPPPSYSPSMRAIYLSMTEDQIRHFGNDFQA
- the LOC129862370 gene encoding protein tweety homolog 2-like isoform X2, translated to MSSIREDYMAPWWTYWLHNFPHVNLNFQPIDNTFTPQDQNYQQSFIFLACMVAAGLGLNLLCLAIYLSCLCCCRKDEEESKSPNSCCVTWSAVTAGLLSCAAVGVGFYGNSETNDGVYQLTYSLYNTNHTLGGVDSLVTGTMGSMESGLKQHLARLDEIFATRGDYVQTLHFMQQMADNVIKQLLGLPDWDMTKVDLAAIADQITYIEYYRWLTYLLLLILDLVICLAACLGLAKQSRWLLTTMMVFGVLTLILSWASLGADLATAVSTSDFCVTPDKFIMNQTKDLISSEIVHYYLYCSQALPNPFQQSLTIFQRSLTTMQIQIQGLLQFAVPLFPSAERDLLGIQHLLNSSEASIHQLTALLDCRGLNKDYLDALIGVCYDGVEGLLYLCLFSILAICAFCAMLCAIPRAWTHITSRECDYDDIDEGDPFNPQARRMTTHNSNHATNMHSFCSYSSSVGSQSSLHPPAAQAAQAVSNAPVSEYMNQSALFGGNPRYENVPLIGRGSPPPSVYTQQFRNGYSPSMRAIYLSMTEDQIRHFGNDFQA
- the LOC129862370 gene encoding protein tweety homolog 2-like isoform X1 produces the protein MSSIREDYMAPWWTYWLHNFPHVNLNFQPIDNTFTPQDQNYQQSFIFLACMVAAGLGLNLLCLAIYLSCLCCCRKDEEESKSPNSCCVTWSAVTAGLLSCAAVGVGFYGNSETNDGVYQLTYSLYNTNHTLGGVDSLVTGTMGSMESGLKQHLARLDEIFATRGDYVQTLHFMQQMADNVIKQLLGLPDWDMTKVDLAAIADQITYIEYYRWLTYLLLLILDLVICLAACLGLAKQSRWLLTTMMVFGVLTLILSWASLGADLATAVSTSDFCVTPDKFIMNQTKDLISSEIVHYYLYCSQALPNPFQQSLTIFQRSLTTMQIQIQGLLQFAVPLFPSAERDLLGIQHLLNSSEASIHQLTALLDCRGLNKDYLDALIGVCYDGVEGLLYLCLFSILAICAFCAMLCAIPRAWTHITSRECDYDDIDEGDPFNPQARRMTTHNSNHATNMHSFCSYSSSVGSQSSLHPPAAQAAQAVSNAPVSEYMNQSALFGGNPRYENVPLIGRGSPPPSVYTQQFRNGVSCFLLLFGPLCCLKDKIDSQLLFPCLRFKS